GGCTTCAACAACGACTGGGAGCTCACCTACGCCGCCGCGCTGTACGTACTGGCGACCGGCGAGGGGTATCGGAACTCGATCGACGGGTTTACGGACGCCATCGCCGTGGAAGGTGGCGGCCTCGAGGCCGCCGAGGCGGTCGTCCGCGCGGACCTCGAGGCGACGGCTGCCCAGCGCGTCCGGGATCGCTGGGACCGCGAGGGGTTGCGCGACGTCTTCCAGCAGCTGTACCTCGGCGCGGACCTCTACCGCGCGCTCGAGGATGGCGAGCCCGAGCGCGAGACCCGGGGATTCATCCACGACGAGCCGGTCATCCTCGATGCCGAGACCCGCGAGCACCTGACCGAGCGCTACGACGTGGGGATCCTGACAGGGAGGCCCGCCGCGGAGGCCGAGATCGCCCTCGAGCGAGTCGGCCTCGAGGTGCCCCTCGAGCACCGCTTTACGATGGACGACTGGGAGGAAGGAAAGCCTCATCCGCGGGCGCTGACGACGCTCGCCGAACGGTTCGACGCCGACGAGGTCGCCTTCGTCGGCGATACCCTGGACGATATCCGGACGGCCGTCAACGCGAGCGAGGCCGACCCCGACCGGACCTATCACGGGATCGGCGTGCTGACCGGCGGGCTGACCGGCGAGGAGGGTCGCCGAAAGTACGAGGCGGAGGGTGCGAGCGCCGTCTGCGAGTCGGTGAACGAGGTGCCGGAGCTGCTCGAGTCGTCCCGGTAGTGGTGGACTCGCAGTCCGTCCCGCCCGCCGTCACTCGAGCAGCCCGGCGCGGACGGCGACTCTGAGGACGGCGTAACAGCCGGCAGCAATCAGTGCAGCGAGCAGTACCGTCTCGTCGTCGATGGCGTCCTCGAACAGTAGTGACGCACCGACGACGAGCCACAGCGCCAGTAACAGCACGTCCGTGAGAACTCGTGAGATCGGTTTTCGGCCCCGGACGGAGCCGATGACGAGACCGACCGCGAAGAGACAGACGATCGACCAGAGAACGACGATGAGCATGGTCGTACGCCCACGTACGCCGCTGGCGGTTACGACCTTTCCGACTGACGATCCGTCGGGCGCTGCTAGAGCACTTCCTCTGCGACCTTGACCAGGACGACGAGAATCGCGAGCGTCCAGATAGCGCCCATCGTCGTCTCGTTCTCGGGAACGATCCCGAAGATCCGAATCGAGCCGACGAGGAGCCACAGGACCACCAACAGGGCGTGCACCGCGAGCGTCGGGATCGGCTTTCCGCCCCGAATCGAGGCCGCGACGAGCCCGACCATGCCGAGACAGACCACCACCCAGAGAGCAGTCAGGAGGAGCGACATACCGTTCGATATCGACCAGCCCGATAAGTCGATTCCGGTCCGTTCCCCGCCGGATGCCGTCGAATCGGGCCGACGTCGGTTCGCTGCCAGCCGCCCCTTTTTGACGGTCCTCGGTGTACGTCGCCGGTGAGCAATGCACGAGGCGTTCACCCGCGGTCCGGCCGACCTGCCCGGCGAGCCGACGTCACCGTGGCTCGAGTCGACGACCGAGACGGAATACGACGCCCTCGAGACCGACCTCTCCGTCGACGTCGCCGTCGTCGGCGCCGGCATCGCCGGTCTCTCGGCTGCGACGCGGCTCCGCGAGCGGGGACGATCGGTCGCCGTCCTCGAGCGCGACCGGATCGCGGCGGGGATCACGGGCAAGTCGACGGCGAAGCTCACGAGTCAGCACGGGCTGTGTTACGCCCACCTCCGCGATGCGTTCGACCGGGAACGGGCCCGACAGTACGCCACGGTGAACGAGGCGGCCATCGACGAGGTCGAGCGCCGACTCGGCGAGCTCGCGGTCGACGCCGGCTTCGAGCGTCGGCCGGCGTACGTCTACGGTGACAGCCGGGACGCGATCGAACGGGAGGTCGACGCCGCCCGGGAAGCGGGACTTCCGGCGTCGTTCGTCACCTCGGTGCCGCCGTTCGATCGCGCCCAGTGCGCGGTTCGCTTCGACGACCAGGCCCGTTTCGACCCGCGGGCGTACCTGCTGGCGCTGGCCGACGACCTGACGTCGCAGTCGGGAACGGCCATCTTCGAGGGAACTCGCGTCACCGACGTCGCCCCCGGCTCACGCCCGCAACTCGAGACGTCCGGCGGGGCCGTCCACGCCGACGCCGTCGTGATCGCGACCGGCTTTCCGATCCTCGACCGGGCGGGCTACTTCGCCCGGCTGACCCCGAAACGGTCCTACGTCCTCGGGATGACGCTCGCAGGCGAGCCGCCCGAGGGGCTGTACTACCGGTCTGGTGAGCCCTATCGGTCGGTCAGGGCTCACCACGACGGGGATCGGACGCTCCTGCTCGTCGGCGGCGAGAACCACAAGACCGGTCAGGGCGGCTCGGCGGCCGACCGCTACCGCCGACTCGAGGGGTGGGCACGCGAACGCTTTCCCGTCGACTCGATCGAGTACCGCTGGTCGACCCAGGACTACGTCTCGGCCGACGGCGTCCCCTTCGTCGGTCGGCTCGGTGCCGGTGCCGAGAACGTCTTCGTCGCAACCGGCTTCGGCGGCTGGGGCATGACGAACGGCGTCGCCGCCGGCGGGCTGCTGGCCGACGCGATCGAGGGCCGCGACCGGCCCGAACTCGAGCTTTTCGACCCGCTTCGGTTCACCCCGAAGGCCTCCGCGCCGAAGACGCTCACCGAGAGCGCCGACGCGGCCAGCCAGTTCGCCACCGACTGGGTCCGGACGCTGTTCTCACAGGATCTCGAGTCGATCGGCCCCGGCGAGGGACGGGTGATCCGCAAGGGGACGACCCCCGTCGCGGTCGCTCGCGACGACGAGGGGACCCTGCACGCGGTGTCGGCCGTCTGCACCCACATGGGCTGTCTCGTCGAGTGGAACGACGCCGAGGCCAGCTGGGACTGTCCTTGCCACGGCTCGCGCTTCTCACCCGAGGGCAACGCACTGGAAGGGCCGGCGACCGAGGACCTCCCGCGACGAGCGAGCGACGACCGACGACCGACTTGAATACAGGTTCAGATAGAAGCGCCTATATGAATACGAATTCAAATAGCAGTCGATGGCAGAGACCCGAACTCGCCTTCGCCGGCTTCTGGCGGAGACACTCGAGGAGTGCTGCGAAGCGGACGTGGACCGCCGACTCGAGGAGTTGCACGCGTTGACCGACGCGACGTTCGACGAGGATCTGGTTCGTCCCGTCTTCGCCGTGCTCGGGAACCGGACCCGGTATCGGCTCGCGCGGACGCTCGCCGTCACGGACGACGAACGCTGCGTCTGCGAACTCGAGCCGGTCGTCGACGTGAGCGAAAGCGCGGTTAGTCACGCGCTGTCGGACCTCGTCGACGCGGGACTCGCGACCCGCCGGAAAGCGGGCAACTGGCGGTACTACGACGCGACGCCGCTCGCGGAGTCGCTATTCGAAACCGCCGATCGCGAGGTGGGCGCGAGTGAGTGAGCACGAACATGAACACGGCCCCGACTGTGGCTGTCCCGACTGCGGCGATCCCCGGTCGATGGACTTCCTCGATAAGTATCTCACCGTCTGGATCTTCGCCGCGATGGGGATCGGCGTCGGCCTCGGCTACGTCGCGCCCGGCGTCGTCGAGCCGATCCAGGACTACTACCTCGTCGAACTCGGACTGATCGCGATGATGTACCCGCCGCTGGCGAAGGTCAACTACGGCCAGCTGCCGCGGGTGTTCAGCGCCTGGCGCGTGCTCAGCCTGAGTCTCATCCAGAACTGGCTGATCGGGCCGACGCTGATGTTCGCCCTCGCGGTGGTCTTCTTCAGCGGACTCGTGCCGCCGTTTCCGGCCCACCCCGAGTACTTCCTCGGACTGATCTTCATCGGGATGGCCCGCTGTATCGCAATGGTGCTCGTCTGGAACGACTTGGCGGATGGCTCGAGCGAGTACGCCGCCGGGCTGGTCGCGTTCAACAGCGTCTTCCAGATCCTTACCTACGGGGTGTACATCTGGTTTTTCGCGCTGTTTTTGCCCCCGGTCCTGGGCATGGACGCGCTGGTCGCCGGCATCGGCACGTTCGACATCACCGTTTCCCAGGTGTTCTGGGCGATCGCGATCTTCCTCGGCGTTCCCTTCGCCGGTGGCATCCTCACCCGTCTCGGTGGGGTGCGCGTCAGGGGCGAGGAGTGGTACGAAGAGCAGTTCGTGCCGAAGATTAGCCCCGTCACGCTGCTCGCACTGCTGTTTACGGTGATCGTGATGTTCGCCACCCAGGGTGAGAACATCTTAGCCCAGCCGACGGACGTGCTCTGGATCGCCGTCCCGCTGACGATCTACTTCGTCGTCATGTTCCTCGTGAGCTTCGCGATGGGGCGGGGAATCGGTGCAGACTACTCGACGACCACCGCGATCGGCTTTACCGCCGCCTCGAACAATTTCGAACTCGCGATCGCCGTCGCCGTCGCCGTCTTCGGGGTCGGCTCCGGCGTCGCCTTCGCCACCGTCGTCGGCCCGCTGATCGAGGTGCCCGTCCTGCTGGCGCTGGTCAACGTCGCGATCTACTTCCAGCAACGGTTCGACTGGGCCGGCTACGAGACCGGCCAGCTCGATCCCACGACGCCAGCGGGCGACGAACCGACGCCGTCCAGAACGAACGACGACTGACCACCAGGACTGACCATGGCATTCGACACACTGCTGATCCCGACCGACGGAAGCGAATCGGCCGAAGCCGCAGCCCGACGGGGGTTCGACCTCGCCGAAGCGCTCGAGGCGAGCGTCCACGTTCTCTCGGTTGCAGACAGTTCCATCGCGACCGGGGCTGGCTACGCGGGCGATTCGCCGTCGATCCGCCGCCGGCTCCGCGAGCAGGCGGACGGACGAGCCAGCACCCTCCGCGAGACGGCCACCGAGCGTGGCCTCGAGGCGACGGCCGCGACCCGCGAAGGCATCCCGGCCAGGGAGATCGTCGACTACGCCGACGAGAACGGCGTCGACGCGATCGTCATCGGCACGTCCGGCCGCGGCGGCGTCACGCGCGCGATCGTCGGTAGCGTCGCCGACAAGGTCGTTCGAACCGCATCCGTGCCCGTCGTGACGATCACCGCGGACGCAGCCAGGAGGGACGATCGACCGACGGAGATCGACTCGATTCTCCTGCCGACCGACGGAAGCGAGGCAGCGACGGAAGCGGTCGAACGAGCGCTCGACCTCGGGACACAGCTCGAGGCGACCGTCCACCTCTTCTCGGTCGTCGACGACGAACTCGCGAGTACGCTCGAGGCCGTCTCGGGAGCCGACGTCGACGCCGCTGACTTGCGCGAACGGGCGCAAGCAAACCTCGAAGCGCTCGCGGCCGATTTGCGAGCGCGCGACCTCGACCTCGAGGTCGTAACGGCGACGACAACGGGGCGCCCAGCCGCGGAGATCGTCGACTACGCCGACGAGAACGACGTCGGTGCGATCGTCCTGGGAACGCACGGGCGAGGCGGGTTCGAGCGGCTGGTCGTCGGAAGCGTGGCCGATCGCGTGATGCGGACGGCGTCGGTGCCCGTCGTCACCGTTCGCCCGACTCCCACGACCGCCGAGGCGGGTGGCGACGGGCCCGACAGCGAGCGCAGAGACTGACCGAGAAGGGGAACCGACCGACGCGCTCGATATAGTATTCGTTGAAACGAGTTACACCCGGTCACAGCCGAGCGGTCAGCCTCGACCTCGTCGACGAGGTCGAGGCCGACCGCCGATGGTCGTGACCGGATGTGCAATGACTTTCAACGGTTACGATAGTTACGCGGTCGGGCTGCGCTCGCTCGAGTCCGTACCGAGCGCGGGATACTCCGCGATGATCCCGTCGACGCCCGCCTCGCGGAGTTCGTCGAACTGCACCCAGGTCTCGATCGTCCAGACGTTGACCGCCCGGCCCTCCTCGTGGGCGACCGCGAGCACGTCCACCTCGGGTTCGCTCGCCGGCAATCCGTAGTACTCCTCGCCCGTCATCGCCGTCCCGGTCACCGCGTTTCGCGGCGGGTGGATCGCCTCACAGTCGTACCGCCGGGCGACCTCGAGGCCGTCTGCGAGCGAGTCCCAGACGAGCGTCGCGGCAGCGTACTCGGGGGCGACGTCGCGGGCCGCCGCCAGCGCCCCCTCGAAGAACGACGAGAAGAGGAGCTCGCCGCCGAAGGCGTCGCAGTCGTCGACGACGCGCTCGACGAACGGCGACCACAGCTCGCGTCGGGGGTCGCGGTCGCGCTCGGGCAGCGCCTCGGCGAAGCGGACGTCGGCCGTCCCCGGATTCTTCAACTCGACGTTCACGGCCACCGTCTCGGGGACTGCCTCGAGCAGTTCCGCGAGCGTCGGCACCGGCTCGCCACTGCCGAGCACGTCCGTTTCTCGAAGCTCCTCGAGTGGCGTCTCCCAGACGAGACCCTCGGCGTCGGTGATCGGCCGGCCGTCCCGGGTTCCCTCGAGGCGGTCGTCGTGGAACACCACGGGCGTGCCGCAGGCGGCGGGCTGGACGTCGATCTCGAGCATCGACGTCTCCTCGCGGTCGGCGGCGGCGACGGCCGCGCCGACGGTGTTTTCGGGAAAGACCCCGGCGAAGCCGCGGTGGGCGATCACGGCCGGCTCGGTCGTCGGTCCGTCGACGGCCGATCCCTCGCTTATCGGTCCGTCGGTCGTCGGTCCGTCGACGGCTGACCCCTCGCTCGTCGACTCGTTGCGCGGTGGCTCGGCGCTCATGTCCTCACTCGACGGCCGGCTCGGAGTTGTATCTGTCCCCCTCCGTCGCTCGCAGGCTCGGCGTTGATGCGGTCGGCTCCCGAAAGGCAGGTATGACCGACGCGACCGAGCCGAGCCTCGAGCGAGTCGAAGACGACCTCGAGCGGGCGACCGAACTCGCCGCCGAGGAGGCGATCGATCGCCTGCGGGAGGCCCACCGCGAGCTCCAGGCGCTTCGATCGGCGGACGTCGACGAGGAGCGGCGGCAGGCGCTCGAGACGCGAGTCGAACAGCGTCTCAGCGAGGTAGGCGAGCGCGATCGGTACGACAGCGAGATGGGAGCGGCGATGAACCCCGACGACGACGCGCCCTGACCGCGAGCAGGTCGAGCCCGGGTCGCCTCCCACCCTTTTATTCGTCCGCCCCATCCAGAGGACGGTATGCGAATCGCGTTACTCGGCGGCACGGGCGACATCGGCCAGGGACTCGCGTTGCGGTGGGCGTACGACACGGACCACGAGATCGTGATCGGCTCGCGCGATCCCGAGCGCGCACGGACGGCGGCCGAGGAGTACGAGACCGAACTCGACAGCCGTGGGCTCGATCGGAAAATAACCGGCTTCGCGAACGAGATGGCGGCCGATCGCGCGGACGTGGTCGTCCTCGCCGTCCCGCCGTACCACGTCGGCGACACCGTCGACGCCGTCGCCGAAAAACTCGACGAGGGGACGATCCTCGTCAGCCCGGCCGTCGGGATGCGCCGCGACGACGACGGGCTCCACTACAACCCGCCGCCGGCGGGCAGCGTGACCCAGCTCGTCGCCGATCGCGCCCCCGAAGGGGTGCCCGTCGTGGGCGCGTTTCACTCCCTCTCGGCCGACCGGCTGGCGAACTTAGCCCTCGAGTTCGACCTCGACACGCTCCTCGTTGGTGACGATCCGGACGCAAAATCGACCGTCCGGTTACTCGCGGAGGGAATCGAAGGGCTGCGCGCGCTCGACGCCGGGCCGCTCGCTAACGCCGCCGAAGTCGAGAGCCTGACGCCGCTGTCGATCACCGTCGGCCGCTACAACGACGGCCTCCACGACCTCGGCGTCCGGTTCCGCTGAGCGTCAGCTGGTGGAATTGCGTCCCGAAAACGCGCGTAGGGCCGGACTCAGGCACCGGCCGACTCGAGTGCTTCTTCGATGTCCTCGCGCTGGGTGACGCCGACGAACCGGTCGACGACGCCGTCTTCGTTCTCGATGATGAGCGTCGGGAGCGAGCGTACCTGGTACTCGTTGGCGACGTCCTGCTGTTCGTCGACGTTGACCTTCTCGACCTCGAATCGGCCGTCCCAGTCTGCCTCGAGTTCCTCGAGGATCGGATCCTGGGTTTTACAGGGGCCACACCAGTCCGCGTAGAAGTCCTTGAGCGTAACAGTCATGCCGTTCATCGGTAGTTTCGGTCGGTCGCGCATAAGGGTTTCCCACCTGCGTGCGCTTGCCGCGAAACCGTCCGAAACGCCCGAAACGCCGCCGAGAGGTCACTCGAGCCACTCGAGGAACGTCCCGTCGATGAGCGTCTCGGACTGGTGGTCGACGTACGATCGGCCCATCCCGGTGATCGCCTCGGCGAGGGAGTCGCCGGCCTCGAGTCGTCGCCTGACGACCTGCCGTTTCCAGCTGGCAGGAGTCACACCCCGGTCGACCCGCGCCTCGAGCAGACGAAGGTGGTCGTCGACCTCGGCGGGCGAAATGGCGCGCAGCTCGAGCCCATCTCGCGCGGCCGCGAAGAGGTCGTCGTAGAGTTCCTCGAGATTCGTCGTCTCCGTCCCGTCGGCGGTGATCCACGTCAGATCGGCCGCGAGGCCGTCGCGTGCGGCGGCGTAGAAGTTCTCCCGGGCGTCCTCCCAGGGCAACGCCGCGACGGGGTGTTCTCGCCGCGGGAGGCTCTCCATGAGCCCCGCGAACGCCGCGAGGAAGGCGACCGAGTCCCGGATCGTCGGCTGGGCGGGCAACGGCCGGAACTCGATACGGGCGTTCGCCGCCGACTCGCTCGGCGCGTCGAACACCGGCCGAACCCAGCGCCAGTAACTCCCGTGTTTGTACTCGAGGTGGGCGTACCGGTCGTCGAACCGACCGCAGCCGTCGACCGTCTGGGGCACGATCGGCTCGTCGGCCACGAGGCGATCGATCGCCTCCGCGACGGTCTCGAGGTCACGCGGGAATCGAACCTTCCCGTCGCGCTCCCGGTCGCCCCGTCGCCAGTCGGCTGGATTCAACACCGTCTCGAAGACGTCGATTCGCTGCTCCGCCCAGCCGTCCTCGAGCACCGCTTCCGGATCGACGCCGTCGTCGTACAGCTCCGGCGGGAAAAACGGCGCGTTCACCCCGAGAGCGAGCAACGGGCCGGCGGCCCGCAACGCGTATCGGAAGGACGCCGGCAGGTCCGGCGCGTGGGACACCTGGTAGTGAGGCTGGATCGACGTGATCAGCGCCTCGAGGAGGACCGTCTCCGCCGAACAGGAAACGTGGGGCGCGTCGATCGCCATGCGTGGCTCGTACGGACTGTTCGACATCGCGTGATACCGGACGTCGCCGCTCATGTTGGTGGTGAGGGTGATGCCGTCGTGCTCGACGGTGTCCGTGAGGTAGTCGATCGTCGACTCGCCCGTGGGCGGGATCGTCCACAGCCCGTCGCTCACCAGGGTAATTCCCTCCGCTCGCGTCCGCGCCAGCGCGGCCTCGAGGCGCGCCTGGACCTCCGTCCGCTGGGTTGTCAGGCCGTAGCCGTTCAGCGGCTGGGGGCTCGTGTTCATCTCGGCGTTGTGGAGCCCGATCTCCTTCTCGAAGCCGATGAGTCGGAGCAACTCTCGTGGCACGCGTCGAAGGGCCTTCGTTTCCTCGTCGACGCCGTAGAACTCGTACTCGAGGCCGACGATCGACTGGGAGTTGTTGAAGATTCCCCGGTCGACGTCGCGTTTGAGCCGCTCGGCTTCCTCCTCGACGCGCTCGGCGAGCACGGCCGGATCGGCGAACGCATCGCGCACCTCGGCAGCGAACTCCGTAGTCGACGCCATACCCGGCCAGTCTCCCTCGAGTGCAATCAACCGTTCCCATCGTTCGAATTCGACTGCAGCTGAAAGATACCGGACGCAGAGCCCGGATCAGCCACGGTGCCCGGAGCGAACCGGAAGGCGCGAGCGGGGGTCCGGGCGGGTAGCGCTCGACCGTCGCTCGAGGACCGATCGGAGCGGGGCGCCACTCAACGAAAGGTTTAGTGTGGGGGCGATCAGTAACGTGGGTATGGACAGAGGACAGAACACTGGTGGGCTGATGTCCAGTGCCGGGCTCGTCCGGTACTTCGACGCAGAGGACTCGAAAGCCATCCGAATCGACCCGAAGACCGTCATCGCGACGGGCGTCCTGCTGGGCGTCCTCGTGCAGCTGCTGTCGTTCGTCTCCTGAATTGGCCCACCTTCTTCCACGAGCCATCGAATTGAGCGATAGCCACAGACAGACAACGGCTCTCGAGGCGTGGCGCACACCCGATCGCGAGCCCCCGAGATCGTGACGCGCAGCTTTTGATTCCCCTGTACGTAACCGCCCCTATGACACTCACTGCAGGCGTCGTCGGCGTCCAGGGGAACGTCGCCGAACACGCCGCGGCCATCGAGCGCGCAGCGTCGGATCACGGCGAAGACGTCGTCGTCCACGAGATTCGCCAGTCGGGCGTCGTCCCCGACTGTGACCTCCTCGCGCTCCCGGGTGGGGAGTCGACGACCATCTCCCGGCTGCTCCACACCGAAGGCATCGCCCCCGAGATCCGCGACCACGTCGCCGCCGACAAGCCGCTGCTCGCGACCTGTGCGGGCCTGATCGTCGCCTCGAGCGACGCCCGCGACGACCGCGTCGAGGAGCTCGGACTGCTCGACGTCACCGTCGAGCGCAACGCCTTCGGCCGGCAGGCCGACAGCTTCGAGGCCCCGCTCGAGGTGGCGGGACTCGAGGCGCCGTTCCCCGCGGTGTTCATCCGCGCGCCGGCCATCGACGCGGTGGGCGGAGCGACGGTGCTCGCCGAGTGGGACGACCGACCGGTCGCCGTGCGGGACGGTCCGGTGCTCGCGACGGCGTTTCACCCCGAACTGACGCCCGACTCGCGGCTCCACCGGCTGGCGTTCTTCCGCGGGAGCAGCGACTGATACCGACGGTTGTGAGTCAGTGCCGACGCAACCGCGACCGCCTTGCGGTTGCATCGGTAGCCGGTCACAACCGCCAGTATGGCTCCGACCCCGATTCGGGCGGCAGACGGTCGATTCGTCGGGCATCCACGGACCCGAGGTGACGTCCCGTCAGAACAGCTCGACGCGAATCCCCTCGCCCTCGAGTTCGTCGGCGAACGCCTCGGCGTCGGTCTCGATGGGCTCGAACGTGTCGTAGTGACACGGGAGG
This portion of the Natronobeatus ordinarius genome encodes:
- a CDS encoding thioredoxin family protein, giving the protein MTVTLKDFYADWCGPCKTQDPILEELEADWDGRFEVEKVNVDEQQDVANEYQVRSLPTLIIENEDGVVDRFVGVTQREDIEEALESAGA
- a CDS encoding FAD-dependent oxidoreductase, whose translation is MHEAFTRGPADLPGEPTSPWLESTTETEYDALETDLSVDVAVVGAGIAGLSAATRLRERGRSVAVLERDRIAAGITGKSTAKLTSQHGLCYAHLRDAFDRERARQYATVNEAAIDEVERRLGELAVDAGFERRPAYVYGDSRDAIEREVDAAREAGLPASFVTSVPPFDRAQCAVRFDDQARFDPRAYLLALADDLTSQSGTAIFEGTRVTDVAPGSRPQLETSGGAVHADAVVIATGFPILDRAGYFARLTPKRSYVLGMTLAGEPPEGLYYRSGEPYRSVRAHHDGDRTLLLVGGENHKTGQGGSAADRYRRLEGWARERFPVDSIEYRWSTQDYVSADGVPFVGRLGAGAENVFVATGFGGWGMTNGVAAGGLLADAIEGRDRPELELFDPLRFTPKASAPKTLTESADAASQFATDWVRTLFSQDLESIGPGEGRVIRKGTTPVAVARDDEGTLHAVSAVCTHMGCLVEWNDAEASWDCPCHGSRFSPEGNALEGPATEDLPRRASDDRRPT
- a CDS encoding universal stress protein, coding for MAFDTLLIPTDGSESAEAAARRGFDLAEALEASVHVLSVADSSIATGAGYAGDSPSIRRRLREQADGRASTLRETATERGLEATAATREGIPAREIVDYADENGVDAIVIGTSGRGGVTRAIVGSVADKVVRTASVPVVTITADAARRDDRPTEIDSILLPTDGSEAATEAVERALDLGTQLEATVHLFSVVDDELASTLEAVSGADVDAADLRERAQANLEALAADLRARDLDLEVVTATTTGRPAAEIVDYADENDVGAIVLGTHGRGGFERLVVGSVADRVMRTASVPVVTVRPTPTTAEAGGDGPDSERRD
- the arsB gene encoding ACR3 family arsenite efflux transporter; protein product: MSEHEHEHGPDCGCPDCGDPRSMDFLDKYLTVWIFAAMGIGVGLGYVAPGVVEPIQDYYLVELGLIAMMYPPLAKVNYGQLPRVFSAWRVLSLSLIQNWLIGPTLMFALAVVFFSGLVPPFPAHPEYFLGLIFIGMARCIAMVLVWNDLADGSSEYAAGLVAFNSVFQILTYGVYIWFFALFLPPVLGMDALVAGIGTFDITVSQVFWAIAIFLGVPFAGGILTRLGGVRVRGEEWYEEQFVPKISPVTLLALLFTVIVMFATQGENILAQPTDVLWIAVPLTIYFVVMFLVSFAMGRGIGADYSTTTAIGFTAASNNFELAIAVAVAVFGVGSGVAFATVVGPLIEVPVLLALVNVAIYFQQRFDWAGYETGQLDPTTPAGDEPTPSRTNDD
- the npdG gene encoding NADPH-dependent F420 reductase, with the protein product MRIALLGGTGDIGQGLALRWAYDTDHEIVIGSRDPERARTAAEEYETELDSRGLDRKITGFANEMAADRADVVVLAVPPYHVGDTVDAVAEKLDEGTILVSPAVGMRRDDDGLHYNPPPAGSVTQLVADRAPEGVPVVGAFHSLSADRLANLALEFDLDTLLVGDDPDAKSTVRLLAEGIEGLRALDAGPLANAAEVESLTPLSITVGRYNDGLHDLGVRFR
- a CDS encoding glycerophosphodiester phosphodiesterase, yielding MSAEPPRNESTSEGSAVDGPTTDGPISEGSAVDGPTTEPAVIAHRGFAGVFPENTVGAAVAAADREETSMLEIDVQPAACGTPVVFHDDRLEGTRDGRPITDAEGLVWETPLEELRETDVLGSGEPVPTLAELLEAVPETVAVNVELKNPGTADVRFAEALPERDRDPRRELWSPFVERVVDDCDAFGGELLFSSFFEGALAAARDVAPEYAAATLVWDSLADGLEVARRYDCEAIHPPRNAVTGTAMTGEEYYGLPASEPEVDVLAVAHEEGRAVNVWTIETWVQFDELREAGVDGIIAEYPALGTDSSERSPTA
- a CDS encoding preprotein translocase subunit Sec61beta, producing MDRGQNTGGLMSSAGLVRYFDAEDSKAIRIDPKTVIATGVLLGVLVQLLSFVS
- a CDS encoding ArsR/SmtB family transcription factor, whose translation is MAETRTRLRRLLAETLEECCEADVDRRLEELHALTDATFDEDLVRPVFAVLGNRTRYRLARTLAVTDDERCVCELEPVVDVSESAVSHALSDLVDAGLATRRKAGNWRYYDATPLAESLFETADREVGASE
- the pdxT gene encoding pyridoxal 5'-phosphate synthase glutaminase subunit PdxT, with translation MTLTAGVVGVQGNVAEHAAAIERAASDHGEDVVVHEIRQSGVVPDCDLLALPGGESTTISRLLHTEGIAPEIRDHVAADKPLLATCAGLIVASSDARDDRVEELGLLDVTVERNAFGRQADSFEAPLEVAGLEAPFPAVFIRAPAIDAVGGATVLAEWDDRPVAVRDGPVLATAFHPELTPDSRLHRLAFFRGSSD
- a CDS encoding TIGR01548 family HAD-type hydrolase — translated: MNVESVVLDVDGVLVDVADSYRRAILESVEQVYGRTIRRDDIQRFKDAGGFNNDWELTYAAALYVLATGEGYRNSIDGFTDAIAVEGGGLEAAEAVVRADLEATAAQRVRDRWDREGLRDVFQQLYLGADLYRALEDGEPERETRGFIHDEPVILDAETREHLTERYDVGILTGRPAAEAEIALERVGLEVPLEHRFTMDDWEEGKPHPRALTTLAERFDADEVAFVGDTLDDIRTAVNASEADPDRTYHGIGVLTGGLTGEEGRRKYEAEGASAVCESVNEVPELLESSR